In Gossypium arboreum isolate Shixiya-1 chromosome 3, ASM2569848v2, whole genome shotgun sequence, the sequence GTGTCCATGAAATATATGAATGCGTATGGATGTAAAAGGTGatcaatggcttggaaaataacctttaaacggtccacacgagcagacacatgggtatgtgtctagaccgtgtgtgacacacagtctagcCCACGACGCGTtaatggccatgtgtcccctacaccctaattttgcaagtcagtacgctcagtagtaaacacacgggctaagacacaggcatgtgtcttggccgtgtgagggatacggcctacccacatgggtgtGTACTCTGGCTGTGCGAAGTCTGCACCTTTTTTATGAAAAACTCACTTAATCTTAATTGACCACACGatctggccacacggccatgtgagacTAAATTGATGCTAAcgtcatagtcaaagagttacattgCCGGGGGAGAAGGGTGTGTTCCCTATCTCACACGGGCGTGAGGCTCTCTATTAGAGAAATTTCCCAAACTTTTTTaaaagttcccgatttagtcccaatCCTTTTCCGATaactattttgggcctcgtaggcccatattagggacaattTATGTAAgtatgaatgaagttgttttaaagaaaaaaatttatagcCCGACTTTTTACATGAATAACTATGTGCGTgtttgataatgcctcgtatcttatcccagcctcgggtacgggtaagaggtgttacatttagtggtatcagagttacggtttagtcatatacatgtcattatacaagttatgatagtgtgacatctcctgacCATTTCAATTGCATTTGTATATAGTAATATCTTCCAATCATGCTCAAGATGAGTTCGAGGGAGCTGAGAGCTATTCTCCAGCTTCTGTGCAGCAAGTTACCTCTAGTAATGGTAAAAGGCCCATATCTGAGGGCCAGAAAGAGGCAAGAGTCACCTTTTTTGAGATGATGGATAAGTGTTTTGGTGATTACGAgagaaatcgccccaatataccacgacctTCTCCGCCCCCTACTCAATTTGAAGAAgaagtgccacaaggtatggcagccatgagaattggtaaggccctAGTGGATAAACATaggaaatatggggctgaagagtttagggccACGTTTGATGATGATCCGGAACgtgctgagttctggcttgaaaataccACATGAATTCTCGACAAGTTGTCTTGTACCCTTACAAAATGCCTGAAGTGCGCAGTATCTTTATTAAAGGACatcgcatatcactggtggaagactataTCTTTGATGGCACCGAGGGAGTGTATtacatggaaattctttcaagcgaaatttaagaaaaagtatatcagtcaaagatttttagatcagaagcgaaaggagttcctggaattcaaacaaggaaataaaacagtgtcagaatacgaaagagaatttgtaagactaagtcagtatgcaaagGAGTTATCAGAAACGCTCCACTGCATCAGTAGGATATCCGGGTAGAGCAAGAAGCTCTAAGCGCCACAATCCAAAGTCTTCTTCTCCCATGTCAGCAAGTTTGGGAAGTGTGGGAGATCAAAAACTAAGGTGTAATAGTAGCAATAAATTCCACTTCGGAGAATGTCAGATGAGGAGTGATGCATGTTATgggtgtggttctcttgaccactttcttAGGGACTGCCCGGAACGAGTTGATAGAGAGGTTTCACCAGCCCCGAAACCAAGTGCTCCCATCTCTCGAGGTAGACCTCCACGACATCCCGAAAATCCTAGCGGCAGTCGAATTATTGCAAAGGATTCTACTacaaaatcagaggctcgagcccTAGCGagaacttatgccatacgcgctaGAGAGGAAGCCTCAGCTCCTGATGTTATTAGGGTGCATTTTCACTTCATAATATTCATGTTATtgatcaacccattcgtacatttgcatgaaattggtgtatAGCATGAATATGTCTGTGGAGcctacgaaatttatgattaaggtgtcgaaccctctaggcaagtcagtGTTAgtcgataaagtttgtaagaattatcctttgatgattcaaggtcattgttttccggctaaccttatgcttTTTCCACTCGacgagtttgatgtaatacttggcatggattggttgactgtttATGAggtgattgtaaattgtggtagcaagaatattaaattgaaatgctcagatggtgagattctccgGGTTGATTCAAATGAGTTGAATGCACCGCCggttgtgattacctcaatgttggctcaaaggtatatgagaaaagggtacgaagcTTACCTTGCTTTTGTGATGAATACTAAAGAATTCGGGtcgaagattgagtcagtacagatagtttgtgaatatctagaCGTATTCCCAGAAGAGTTACTCGGGTTACCTCTTgttagagaagtggagtttggtattgagctagtaACAAGAGCAATGCCTATTTCTATTGCCCCATACAGGATGGCCCCGACTGAGTTGAAGGAGTTAAAATCATAGTTGCAGAAATTGACTGACAAAGGTTTCGCAAGATCGAGCTTTTCACCTTGGAGTGTTCCCGTACgattcatgaaaaagaaagatggatcgataaGGTTATGTATATactaccgacaactcaacaaggtaactatcaataACAAGTATTGATCAcgattttcgtgacaggtaagttttaaatatttataattactcgttcttgaaactaactattatcgcggtgtaggcaagtgtacctatcaaacagtagtattgTTTTaggaagaccggattgtcgaacccaaaggaactaaaagtaatagcaatgattgtctttttattatctagcctaagaataaggtggttttgttttaactaactaattaactaatctaagaattcacagaaagtagaattgggggattacttttggaaaatgattgaattaaggcaatacctaaggaaatattcacctagacttcacttgttattctaactccaaatcggacgatttattcatttaacttgttttgtagagatccctaagttatgttattatccttattcaagacaaataacgtctaatccctagactgaataattgagacttttttttaattaacaccctagggttgcattaactcgatctatggatccccttattaggtttcaccctaatctggcaaaatcttgtcaccccttctctaggcgtgcaatcaaatccgcttaattatgaaaaatgtactcttagatagggtctattcctcctctgaataagagcttatcttgaatcagtatcctgggatatcaaaacaagaattaagaacacataattaagaacaagttaaatatttattatacaattcagaaattaataacaagattcgtcttaggtttcatcccccttaggtatttaggggatttagttcctAACtataaaggaaaacatctcaaaagaataatgagtacaaaacataaagaaaacccaaaactcctgaagggaaattgaagggagatcttaagtcttgatgatgaatccggcttctgagatggatcaatcggcttccttcgagtaattccttccttcctccctaTGTGTCCCCTtactttcctcctctagggtgtatttataggctttagaatgcctagaagccctcaaaattggccttttccgaattgaactcaacttgggctcggcagtgACACGCCAGTGTGAGTCGTActtcgaatctgccaaattgacacagttgtgtggtctgcccgtgtgaggaggtgtAGGCCGTGTtgaattcgtactttggcccattttgctctgtttttggcccgtttctcattcctttcgcactcctatgctctcctaagtatgaaacatgaaattaaagcattaggagcatcgaattcaccaattctaatggaaaatcatccataaaatgcgttaagcatggggtaaaaatatgtataaattgcggtttatcaaatacccccacacttaagcattttcttgtcctcaagcaaaattctcaactcataatcaaaataaattcttctcaacttataatttctatcgataatatctcaaaataatccataggtaatcatacattgagaattcaactaaaagaacatcaaagtttcaatcattccaagttgagcattttattctgaaaacataggtgtctcccctcgtctaagtaattaccttgtattcaaaatgtcacagagttttaAATCCtgactaaagattcactcaaatcactcgaggtgtttaaggacataaATGAAGCACTcgatagtcaataatgaaaagtcattaccataggcttgcacgaaaatcaaatctccaccactataatttgagatgatacatcaatcaaaaggtctttaaagggttgtaatgaagcttggttagggggtgtggtcacaagctaaaagaaaaggttagaatcgagattgacttgaaaaattgcctaactagaaaaatagctagtcatcaattgcgtacaacagagcttttctcaaaacatggaatttaacttctttagcttagaagattactactattaagatgtatacatttttttaagagcaagttaaatacaaagtagaataaaacttagctaagcaactatttcaattccaatctcgacaaaaaatagggatcaaattaatttaggggatttcaacaataatgggttaagggttaatttaagggtaatacaagaaatggcttgttagctcaacaGGGTTCACTAAGgattaatcgtggaggtaggcttttcatggcatgagtgggttaatcctaagcgcctttctcattttgacatatcaaatcaaatagtatggtcttgacatgcataatcaagcaagttctagaataaaaattcaatactgacgcactcaaagcaataataaaagtgagcatgaaagaattaatagatgctcaaaaggctcaaaaatatcacaaaaattatggctttttgatgtttaaaacttgtgaattccaactcaaaggaatacctaaactttggggaaaataacctaaaattttaaattcttaaaaatcaacttatcatgcttgattctctaatgtcttaaaatttaaaaaatcaatgcataaatgcctatgttttaattcaggatatatcaatcaaaatcataaatcaatcaaaatttatcctaaatatgatataagAGCTTTTCAGGAGAACAAGGCagttattcagggattttttttaTAATGACATGGATACCCCCCCCCCACACCTAAGatatacattgccctcaatgt encodes:
- the LOC108475883 gene encoding uncharacterized protein LOC108475883, coding for MQRSYQKRSTASVGYPGRARSSKRHNPKSSSPMSASLGSVGDQKLRCNSSNKFHFGECQMRSDACYGCGSLDHFLRDCPERVDREVSPAPKPSAPISRGRPPRHPENPSGSRIIAKDSTTKSEARALARTYAIRAREEASAPDVIRVHFHFIIFMLLINPFVHLHEIGV